CCATTGCacaattttccaaagatttctgaAAGTCAAGTTTTTCACCAGTTTTTTTTACACAATCAAACTAAATTTCCAAAACTAAGAAGCTTATACAAATGCACTTTTTATTCATTACAAATAACGAATCTGTCTAAGTTTCCggaatatgaaattaaaatttcaacaatacattttgtaatagaaataatgtaataaCCTGTTTTTCGTTTGAAACCCAAGGTtattctttaatcttttttggttgaaaattcaactacttagttaaaagtgaaactactttgtgaaaaattcatgctttttttatgatccatttctttgtttgaatattaatttcttttgttaaaaaatgaactattttgttgaaaaaaaaaacatttttttattgtactatTTCATGTTCGGATGAGAATgtatcttcttcgttgaaaataaatctgttttggttgaaaattgaactatttcgttaaaaatgtatatgttctaggtgaagattcatatattttgttcaaaaatattttttatagaaattaattctttttggttgaaaattcatttgttggccggaaatttattttattttattataaatttttttttgtactgaagattaaacttttctctttttggttaaaaacgtgcttctttggttgaatattctttcttttttttctaactgaaaatttaactattgtatttttggtttgaaatttttctgttttagttgaaaatttgttgttttttttttattgtagaaaattcaactatttggtcataaattattattttttttgtatttaatataattaaaaatttatttttttagattatttgaagatgaaactaatttgtttaaaatttgtattttttattgaatgggactattatttattaaaaattaagatattttttcctggaaatatcaactactacactTTTTCTTTATNNNNNNNNNNNNNNNNNNNNNNNNNNNNNNNNNNNNNNNNNNNNNNNNNNNNNNNNNNNNNNNNNNNNNNNNNNNNNNNNNNNNNNNNNNNNNNNNNNNNattcaactattttggttgaaaattcatttgttggccggaaatttattttattttattaaaaattatttttttcactgaagattaaacttttcttttttggttaaaaatgtacttttttggttgaatattctttctttttttctacttgaaaatttaactattgtatttttgattcgaaatttttctgttttagttgaaaatttatgtttgtttttttttaattttcttttattgtagaaaattcaaatatttggtcataaattatttttattttttcgtaaataatataattaaaaacatttttttaggattatttgaagacgaaaataatttgtttaaaatttgtattttttattgaatgggactattatttattaaaaattaagatatattttcctggaaatatgaactattacactttttctttataattatttttttatcgaaaatatcatttttggttcaaaaataagcTACTTCGTAACCAAATTAttgtatttgcttgaaaatgaacttttttactgaaaacttaactattctaagttgaagatttatctgttttgggtgaacattcaactattttgttgaaaattcgtttgttggacggaaatttacttttttttaattaaaaattattttcttcactgaaaatttaactattctctttttggttagcactttttgttaagaattcattttttgttattgaagattcatcactttggtcaaaaatataacttttttgttaaaaaatctttttggcgtgtttgaaaaatttttctgtgaCTGATggcacaaaaattgtttaaaacaaaaattgtctcTGCATTAACATTATTGTTCTCCAAGGTGCAAGGTTATTTTTATagctaaaagaataatttagaaaaattcattttaaaatttattttgtatctgtaaaaatttattagtatatGCTCAATATTAGATTTCGTCTAGGATTGGGatgataaaaaaaagtgtcggtgAACTAGGAATCAAATACGTTTCATATGCCcttcagttaattaaaaaaattcaaaagaatttctagataatattaatatcaatagaTAATATTATCATAATGATATCTTATAAAAACGGTTGGCCGCTGgtccggaaaatgaccgggaattttacaaaattttagagaaaaaaatctgtCAGTTTTCAACAGttacaacagttttttaaataatcagtttaattttgttctttttcaattataatatcattcaATTTACAATGCCTTATTCGAAAATCATTCACTTACAgattttctatgtttattttaatttttaagcccacatttttcatttaaagaattttaaaatgcagtttcaaatatgtgaaaaattaaaatgcgtAGCGTTTGAAGgcgacaattttttatttaaaaaaccattttagTTGATCGAAtaggaatataaattaaaattatttttaagattaaactatACATCAAGGATTAAGAAgggattaataatttattttaccgtacgattcggaatcagttcacaattttagaatttccagattttaatgttaaaaattaaactgtttcaactGGAACATAttattagttaaagaaattattattttctatcactattttgaatttcaaaataacttcaaaataatatatattcataattaaagactcttattaaatttaaaatattgtttctatctaaaatttgaaattttgtaattaagaaaaataagaattgcctaatatttagaaatattagatttttcatcTATAATCAGTAATTGTAAAACAAATActcaagaataaataaaaaaaaataaaatttcaacgttacagttttcatttttctatttgaaaattttaatttgcatgtaaaatggttgaatttttcatttataataaatattaagcaCCTATAATTGctagaaaaattcgagtaagttgaagagatatttagaagttctaaaaggatttacaattaatttaaagtttgaaatgatattaaataatttaaacaaagtgtatGTGCATACCGATAAAATTCGGCTTTTCGTGCCGATtcctatgaaaaatgaatttaaggaaatatttttttcattttacaggatttaagaCAAACATTTAGGAagtattcgaataattttaaaagctgtttagaagttgtaaaaaaaatccaaaataatttaaaattgtaataaatttaaaagaacatgtagatgtttcaggattttgaaataaattgttgaagctttttatggattttcaaaactatttaaagtgaaaataatttaaatttccatttaagaagtattcagtttataacaaaagtttaatcGTTCAATCTTTAAtatttccagcttaaaattgcttaaaattatttgcggctcagtttttattgcttcaaatggaaaatgtttagcttgagagttcgatttttttaaatttcattgaccttgaagaatatttgcgaaccgggaaatgacctgattattttatgtgattaaaaaatGCACCCTCAAATATATTCCCTTTTTcttctaaatgtaaaaataaatacttaatctTTTCCCATTGTTCcccctttttgtgaaaaaattaccttGGAGTGCCCATGCTCCCTGCAATAATACTTTGTTTATTTTCCAGTCTTATCCTCTTCGAAAGTACTTCTTCGTCTTGCTGATCGTAGTAGGCGTTGCAATATTTATATACAAGGATGGTAAAGCATCTGCTTCACAATCTTCTAGTCAATTGGGATTTGGAGAAATTTTATTGCTGCTGTCGTTGGCGATGGACGGCTTGACAAGCGCGGTACAAGAAAGAATGAGGGCAGAGCACAAAACGCAATCCCTTCACATGATGCTCAACATGAACTTCTGGTCTCTTGTATTCAGTGGAGTATTTATCGTCTTTTCCGGAGAACTAATGAGTTTCACTCAGTTTTTGCAGCGCCATCCCGGCATAATAGTAGATATATTAAACTTCGCAGTGGCTGGTGCCTGTGgacagtattttatatttttaactgtgGCAGAATTCGGCCCACTGCCATGCTCCATCATAACAACCACTAGGAAATTTTTCACTGTCTTAGGGTCCGTTTTATTCTTTGGCAACAATCTTTTAACTAGGCAATGGATAGCTACCGTTTTTGTATTTCTTGGATTATTTTTAGATGCCATGTATGGCCATAAAAAGACTGCAAAAAAGGAAATTGTGAAGTAAACTTCCAGCAAGATGAAATATGCTAGTTTGCTTTAGTTTTTCTCTTTCGggacaaaattatataataattgacTACGACTACAAGTAGAGCTGCTGAGGAAAGAGAAAAACTAAATTGATAATAAGCATAGCAAATGATAAGAATAGGTATCATGaactcttttagttgaaatttatacgttgcatattgttttaaaaaaggtGTAAAAAAACTCTTGAGTTTTATTCAGATgtatttaattggaattttttatccgAGAATCGTCTTTGTAGTATGCGAAATGagattatttatattgaaatgaTTGTTTGTGTGCAGTATAGtctgcaaaaatttgaaatagtgttTCCAagattgtaaatatatattttaaaattcacatctGTCTCACATTAGCATTTATTTTGGCAGGGAAActtcttttttatctttcaatCGACACATTCTgctattttaacaattattatttatttcattatttatttaatgaactATAGGGGTCATCGtaatttccataagaaaaaaagacgtttttgttaattttatttagaatcttcAATATTAGGTATGTGGAGTTTGccctttgattttttttcaaaagtagccacagagtatgaaaaaaatatcgttttttgaaTTTCGCCCATAAACttatgttttatagggtcccataTAACCacataagtgaaaaatttggtttttcgagtttttggcactattctttttttttgaggttTCTTCTTGTAAACATAGTTTCtcataaataaaacattattttgtacgGATAATTATaggtttaaatgcatttttaaaacaatttattattgtttagtcATTTTCTCGGAGAATAGAGTTAAAAGATCgcggttttttgttgttgagatttttggctgatttccaaattttcacttaGAACATAGAGCGATGAAATACTCAATTGGATTGAACGAAAATaatggtttgaacaatttattatcatttataatgatattttcttggaataattttataaccaaaataattttttaagacatttttattatttttaactatcttctcttacaTTAATGccaaatcgttgaaattttttctgaaatttgtaactttctGTCCACTTTTTACgtattaacataataattaatgtgAGATTCTAAACATAagtgtttaaaccattttttattgtttataactatattctcttAGAGTATTGCTACAAAGTGGcgagtttttctaaaaaaaactttgaaatattcagaatttcTTTGACTTTTCAGTTCTCAGTCACTGAatcaaggaaaattttaattaataataggatacatatagaaaatttgaaggaTATATTAAATAcctgtttaatttgtaataaatatattcatAAGCAGAaagattgcttaaaaaattattctctctattctttattattttttcataactaaaaagccaacgaaaagtaaaaaaaaacttcagtaaAACCGGAAACTTTCTAGCTTTTATCTGagagaagatagttacaaacaataacaaaattgtttaaataaatatgttttttaacttgcattaatAATTACCTCACGaagtgaaaattataagaaaaactgCCACTGtctagcattaatataggagAAGTTTGTTATGAACAAtagtaattttcttaaaaaattatttgtggtaaatttgattaattttgaccTCACTCTaagccaaaaactcgcaaaccctCATTTTTCATTAATGAGGTTtgtttgggaccctataaaagaGACTTATGGGGATGATATTAAAAAACTGAGCATTCATTTGTATTGTATagataattttgaagagaaatgttgagtttcaaatcGATTCACATAATATTGACGATTCCGAATAAAATGTATAAGAACCTATTTTGTTGTGGTCGGAAATACGCTGTTAAACTTTACGGGGCTTGCGGAAcctctaattataatttaaaaaaaaaaaatgatttagttttgTGTGGATTCTATCAAAATTTGAGGGCGATAAGCAtgaaaacttgaagaaaaaaatgtcaatatattattataaatactatTTGCAACTTGTTTTCAGCGACAAAGTACCAATCAAATtccaaacttatattttaaatcttcattttctacaaaaagccacttttataaggttttttttacttaactttttgCTTTGTGATCAGAAACGTTATTTCGTAAAagcattattattgttttttctattgaaaaacatATAACATTCTTCCCTTTTatagaactttcaacgaaaaatcgtCTGTCACAGTGCGATACCGTCACACTAAACCTTTGTTTTTCCGGaacagaatgattttttttaatgaaaaatattttattcttatttagccGCCCAATATCTCGggagaaaatttttgttatttaaaaaattgaaatgtagaTCCTTAATCGCTTTctaaagacgattttcaaaaacCATGAAATTTTAACCTTTCAATTCGTGAATGATTTACTTggaattggttaactttttttgatCAGCCTCATTTTCTCCTAATTTAGCAACTCAATATCTCGGgagcaagattttatttttcgtgtcaactgaaaattgcactttttatcaAAAGTCGCAACCAAGCCTGTGCCAATTTTAGGTcttgtcactttgagattgtaaacttccacattcACTTTGTCGGAATTAGATAATAATCTTTGATCATACTTCTTTtgcctcaatttaaaaatacttcagctCGGGTGTGAACTTTTATTTGTTCTTTAAACGGTGATTTAGATTTTACAGAATGCTATTTAGCTGTcctgaaaaattaagattttgttcgtcaattcttcatgaaatcgaccttttgaacactgtattgtCGTCTTTTTTATGCTTAGAatcattaatattggtctagtggaacatTTATTATCATCGGTTAATTTTCActtagttaaacaaatggaatttgttttcgaaaattcgttttttcccataaaagttattactattagtctagtgaattatttattaacattagttaatttagtttttaaacaaatgtaatttgtttaaactatttttttcgacaatttgttttaccctaaaaattattactattggtctagtggaatatttattaacattctttcattcattgtttaagcaaatggaatttgtttaaataatttttcaaacaaaaattattaatatttctttaatgacATATGTATCAACATTTtgattaattgcattttttaactttttttcaaataaaattatttattattattattaaattaattattaatcagtcattaattattactaataaatattccactagatccacagtaataatttttatttttaaaaaatattaaaagaaattatttaaacaaattccatttgtttaaataatcaaaaattaatgaactaatgttaataaatatcctactagaccaatagtaatcattgttaacgaaaaaaacgaatgtataaaaaaatatatttaaacaatttctacaaaattccattagtttaaacaattaaaaattaatgaacaaatcttattaaatat
This Belonocnema kinseyi isolate 2016_QV_RU_SX_M_011 chromosome 3, B_treatae_v1, whole genome shotgun sequence DNA region includes the following protein-coding sequences:
- the LOC117170004 gene encoding solute carrier family 35 member B1: MLQKNSTKLLIYAAGTFACYFFFGILQEKITRGQYGEGENKEKFTFVCALICLQCVLNYIFAKAILLTVMKQGEDSTSTFYYATSSLTYLLAMVCSNMSLQFVNYPTQVVAKSGKPIPVMLLGVLLGKKSYPLRKYFFVLLIVVGVAIFIYKDGKASASQSSSQLGFGEILLLLSLAMDGLTSAVQERMRAEHKTQSLHMMLNMNFWSLVFSGVFIVFSGELMSFTQFLQRHPGIIVDILNFAVAGACGQYFIFLTVAEFGPLPCSIITTTRKFFTVLGSVLFFGNNLLTRQWIATVFVFLGLFLDAMYGHKKTAKKEIVK